CTAACTTTTAAAACCATTATTGTAGCTCATTTTTATGATTTCATATatgaatttatgaataaatattttcttaagttttgcataaaatattaaattgattaattatctaagaaaaaataaaagtatATTAGACAGTATAGGCATTAGGCAGTTATGAGGGACAAATCCGCGCGTCATTATTTTCGACCAATGAAAATGCGTCATTCTCTTTCCACGGATTAATTCTATAACAAAACCAACGGACGGATCCCGACTAATCCAACGGCCCACATTATATCATCTTCcaaaaaagagaaataaataagCAAACTAATCGAGTCTTGCCTCTCAAAGCAGCGGGGCTGTGTTGTGgtgtgtttgagagagagagagagagagagagagagagaggttcagGCTTGAGATCCAAGGAAAATGTCAGGAAGAGGGAAGGGTGGGAAGGGTTTGGGAAAGGGAGGAGCAAAGAGGCACAGGAAAGTTCTGAGGGATAACATCCAGGGCATAACGAAGCCCGCGATTCGTCGCCTGGCGAGGCGTGGCGGCGTAAAGCGTATCAGTGGCCTCATCTACGAGGAGACCCGAGGGGTCCTTAAGATCTTCTTGGAGAACGTCATTCGCGACGCCGTCACCTACACTGAGCATGCTCGTCGCAAGACCGTTACCGCCATGGATGTTGTTTATGCTCTTAAGAGGCAGGGCAGAACACTATATGGGTTTGGTGGGTAGGGAATGAATTTGGGTCTTAAACGTGTTTATGGTAAATTGATTATGTTGCATTATGTTATGTCATGTCAAGTAGTTAatatggttttttgtttttttggttttcaTCTCCAAATGATCCTTTTGTTTTTGTAGCAATTGTGAATATAATGAAGGAAAGAATTATTTCGATTTTCATTTGGTTAGCATTTTTTAATTGTTCTCTCATTGGGAAAATATGCTAAAACTCTAGAGTCATGTTCGTTTCCTTGAAAAGTGTTCCTTAAAAGATGAGTTGAAGTGATGACTTGCAGTAAAGGCAAGTGCATTTGTATAGGCTGATTGGTGAGTTTTGGTAGTTTGAATAGTGAGCTTATTTGAATGGGCTATTTTGAATGAGAGGTTGGTTCCGTAAATTTGCAAATTCCGGCATATCAATATTCGATCATTGCGGATTCTCTTTTCCTGCAGAGCCGTGATGTTCACGGCCATGATGCAGAGTATCGCACTTGTTACAATTCAttttggttatatatatatattttaaataacgtGCGTGGGGTTATGGATTACCCTACCTTGTTGAACCATGCTTCTCCGATTGAATGGTTAATCTTTTATATTTTCCGCACCCCCCTGATCTGTCTTCTTTGCAGTGCAAGCATTCCAATCCCTCAGTCCGCCCCATTTCTCTCGATTCTTCGTTCTTGCTTCTTTCAAAATTATGCCGTCTCCTCACAAATAGGCATTGATCTCTCTCTCTGTGCAATGCAAAATTATGCCGTCTCTTCTCACATATAGGAGAGCCAATGAGGCCAATGAGTTGTTCTAGCGACAAAGACTTGTGGTTGGAGTCGTCAATGAAGATTTATGATCAGCAATAGAGCCTGTTGAATATTTCCTTTAGAATTGGCGCCTGTTGCATCTTCAATCACCATTTCTAGTACATCTTCCTAATCAAAATTAGCACAAAGCACAATATCCTTATATACATGCATCAAATCTCAACTCTATTGCTTATAATACCTATTATATATGTATCGACTTATATATGATAGCAACTTAATTTATATGTAATTAAAATATAATGGGATTAATTGAATGTGAAATAGGGATTTAGGAACGAGGGAATGAAATTGGTGGTCATGAGCAAGGCTTGCGTTAATAAGGGAAAATGGTCGGGAGTTTCTCTTGTTCCATATCACTAAGAGAATAGAGGACCCTTTGAATTAAAACTCACTCCCAAGAAAGTGTTATACTTACGGTTGGGCCTTGGCTTTCCTTTTTGTGGTTGGCCCTTTTAAGCCTATTAAATATAATAATGGATCTTTTATAAACTATTCCATCTTGTGGGcttttcaaaaattttggttaGTGTGGAGAACAAAATTAAGTTCAAGCATGAGCTTAAgcttataaatttattttttagtcaAGTTTGAGCTACGGTGTGATGATTCAAAAATTTtgctctatatatatattttttatccaTATATTAAACTCTGATATCATGCTATAATATCTCGAACCCTAAGTGGGTATTGGGTTGACTTGCTCATCACATATTTCTATCATGCAGTGGAATCATACACATAATATCTTAGATACAATAGTAGAGCACTATTGTCATCATAATTACATAAGttactctccaaaaataatattacaATATGATCGCCAGATGTATAAAAAATATCACTATATACATAACCAATCTCACCAGCACTTACTTTAAATAATACTATCTATGTCCTGTCTTGTACGTTTAGGTTCGATCCCCTCGTGGTCTTGAAATATTGAaagagacacctctcagtaagatggaataaattattgtcagagtgtggtagatgagttttaTATATTTAATAGATAATTTCGTTTTCATAaaactacatatatacataagataTTTCATTTTCTTTCCCTTGATGGTTCTAGCATAACATCATGAATTAACTCCGCATGATCAGGTTGTGCGGTTCGAGGGTTGGACTTAACTATGACTGAGCTAtcaagttaagtcaaacataacataattacacacgattgcccacccaacttgGTCCCGCCCATCCTACGCTtctcaacacttctcgggtcggcacacaATGCGTATTCTACGCTTCTCAACACTTCGGGACTAATTGGGTTCGACATTGACACTTTCGAAATAGTGTGACAGCATTGTCGGCTATACACCCAACTTGGTCCACCCAGCTTACTCTtctcaacacttctcgggtcggcacacaGGGGGATTACACTGTATGATCTTGCTAGctagttacggtatcgtgctcataacatacttaatccatcagggttctgatatcatatagtaaaatttatataatatatctgtAAGTGTGATTTTATTTcataatcatcatttcataaatctgtataaatcaTGTTTTCACTATCATATCATATCTGTCTCAATATAAAACCAGCATAACATATCATACTTGGCTTAAAGCCGTCATTTTCATAACTTAGCATAAATCTGTCGTGTCATATTATTGCACAAAGATgccatatcatattttcatcatatccatatcattttgaaatcagtATAAAATCATTTACATAGCATTTTCTGAActcaatataaaaatcataatctgCTGTATATCataaaatacacatttaatagataaaccataattttcatatccataaaattattcaaaaaaccatatacagtattctaggaatcacatattataatttgaCCAGTTGAATTTaaaataattgatataatttattccccttaccttgatcctagagtggtgcctaggaagtcCAAATCTAAAATTTGCTtcgattaacttgctaaggatcgAAGTCGGGACGTggtggtggtgtttgatcgtcgATTCGGTTGAATATTGgagagaaattaaagagagagagagagagtgaggtggtcaaaggagagagagagagagagagagagagagagagagagagagagagagagagagtgaggtggtcaaaggagaaagagagagagagagttggcgaGAATTGGGGGAGGGTTTTCTATGTAATTGGAAATCTTCAAGAGAGTTCTTTTTAGGAAAGCTTAAatcttaagttttttttttttaagagggcgccacctccatttatttattaatatatcctcacttttggcggaggaataccatggttacaagataaaacaaaagggagagaacaaaaaaatcctcccaaaaaaaacaaacactagtaaccaaccaaattaggacaacaaaactaaacataactaataaagaagataaacacaaaaacacaaccaaaatcaaaacaaaatacaccaaacgaaactctagagttgaactaacgatgAACGAAAATGAGACCAcacctatccatccaaagaatacctttcagataacgtggtagaatatgttgttcttcgtagatttcattgtttcccatttctcattctttagcaagaaaaccagccgcactattgccttccctatattgatgcatcaccatgacgttcactccttctagctccaACACAatctcctcccaaaattcccaaagataccacaaagtacatttACCTTTTCAAagtcaatcaactacaattcgcgagtcactttcaataatcacattaagaTAATGCAACTGTTTGCACAAACGAATCCTTTCCccgattgcttttaattccgcactattattcgtaccattaccaaaataacttgaaaaagtcacttttaccatgtcatggcaatcctgaataattcctccacctcctgaagtactcggattgcccctacaactcccattacaattaagttttatccaccctactggaggtttaacccacgaaataattttttcaagctTGTCGCAAACTCcctaatgcttaatttgaaactcattcaaaattttaatgtctgacttcttcaatttttgaaaagaattattgctctcagcaataaaactaactcAGAATCGAACATTTCTCTACAtatgatctgcactttgataaacactttccattctcgctttacatctttgaTTCTAGAGGCACCATGTAATCAAATACggaatcagcccgattaaaatacctttaatagatgatttttgagcatagtggaaccgatttgtcattttttttttccagggaagagatcgttggaaaggaatccccaacgccacactagcccgacgccaaacctctgaagctacctcacctaaagaaagaatatgatcaatgttttcttggCTTCTCTGAATGCAAAAATCACAAGCCGAAACCATCGATATTCTTTTGgcttgaattctatcatctatagctaagcatctaaaccaggctctccataaatacattgagattcttctggtcaatgaagaatgccaaaaccagtcattccactcaaaattatcacttttactcctcattgcctcccaagcCGTTTTGTAGAGAAATTACTGTCAGGGGTAGGCTTCTAGaaaaaaatatcctgcccacttttacccgccgGCACTTGGTGTAAAATTTCCTTTGTTTTATCTGCACCAACCAATTCCAGTACTAAATTagagttttaattattatttagccagtaattcttaatacacagtttcttgttcaaaatatcctcaatgtTCACAAATAACGGGCCTGATGCTAGCTACCTctcaaaccaaaaagaagagttcccagctctcaccaaaattttaacattattcaTAACTCCtagaatggtggccataattgattttcAGAACCGAaagtcatttggtctcccattccttattaataaatgctcatttttgcAATATTTAGCCCTTAAAAAACCTGCCCACAAATTGTTAGAGGTAAGCAATCTAAAGggaaatttcatgagaagagatttctgaacttccttaaggTCTCTCAGGCCTagacccccttccgaggtaggtttacaaattttcccccaagagcaccaatgaatcttccttttatttttcatctctccccataaaaaattagaaagaagagagttaatgtgaGAATATGTGACTTGCAAAACCTTAATAACTAACATAAAATGAATAGGCATATTAGACAACACAtgttttaataaaatcaatcttccaccttgcgaaaGCAATTTAGATTTCCACCCtgtaattttctttctaatcttctccacaagaggttCCAATGtcttggaagacaattttccaaacaccaaaggcgcacccaaatatgtaactggAAATTTACCTTCCATTAAAcctgtgattctcaataaaccatgcTTCCGAGAAGGAGTGATGTATTTCAAAAGGAATAACGCTGACTTTGTCTTATTGATTTTTTGAcctgaccacttctcatacatttccagagtgtaaactaaatttctaatagacctcttTCCACAATtctaaaaaataagaatatcatcagCATATAACAAATTCGAAACCAGTGGGGctccaatcggatgattaaattgaccAATCCAACTAGTCTCATAGTTTTTtttaagcaaccttgtcaaaacctcctccattatgatgaataaataaagagagagtggatccccttgccacaagcctctcgtagattgaaaaaaccctttaaaagttccgttcatcaaaacagaaaaccatggggactccacacaattttttatgagcttgtaaaacctctcagagaaaccaaaagccttaagaacctttagaagaaaattccaattcactctatcataagccttagccatatcgagttttaccatcacattgtcgcaagccatttttttgtgcaaagactgaaccatttcGTGAGCAAGTgtaataatttcaaaaatactaCGTCCAGGAATAAAAGCACATTATTCAAGCGAGACCAAATTCTCAACAACCttggttagtctaaaaacaataatcttggaaagaattttataagccacagagcataaactaataggcctaaatttatcaaagttagaaggattatccaccttcgaaattaaaacaataaatgaagaggaaaaaaccTTTGAAAGAGTAGTGTctgaaaaaaatccattgccacatataagagatctttttttacaatgtcccaacaagatttataaaattcagagccAAATCCATTCGGTCTTgaactgctttctttgggaatagagaacaccgctctttCAACTTCTTCTTTTTTCGGTTCAGTGCAGAGGAAATCATTATCAGCATCTAAAATTTGCCTTTGAACTAACTCGGAGAGATTGCATGGTTCAACCGCTAAAAACTCtgaaagaaaattttggaaaaaaacagctgcttcattatgaattgcttccgcacCCTTCAAAATCCTCCCAGCATTCAGAACCATACGGTCTCTACGATTCTTATTCCGCTTATGATTGATAACcgaatggaagaatttagagttttgatccccctcaatcaaccatttttctttttcgcaatttgtcctaggcgagatgcttccctattctcctACACCtaaatctccaacttagtagttAAGTAATCAGCATCGATGTCCTcagaaaccaaatactgagtagaaagccttactgtagatttgggatggtttccaccttagccccaccgacgatccgcttcggcagacttatagagaacttttccaggtgcgtcgtggtggcttcatatcCTCAAACTGGaggaaattcggcccgaaatagaagagagaagggggaaaaccaaaggatgagagagagagggtttctgcacaagatttccataaaaaatctgagtttttcactatttatagggttggattcgttgatgagccacgtcatctcgtcgacgagtcctttaataatttcgttgacaaaaCCCACTCCTGATCGACGAAATTTAGATTGCCTAAAACTCCTCtcagtatttcctcatcgacgaatcttgccttcgtcgacgaggtcctcttataccctcatcgatgaatcctctgtgtttgttgatgaggccctgataatttccttTTCCGGTTTgtatttccctttctttttattatttaaataccattatttttcaggtcgttatattctcccctccttataaaatttcgtcttcaaaatttactattcacgtaactcgtcatcccttaacaagaaaatggtcgacttattttattacttactctaacttatgacggaggaataccgtggttacatttcgaatcctaggagattacatgtacaaaagaaaacttctcctaaaactaaaatgctacactaattaaaccattacatgtacctgcaaaagaaatactacctaactacttatattttacccaatcaaacttcttggaatagatgTGGATACTTCTGTTTCATCTGTTCCTCAgattcctaagaagcctcttcaattgcatgattccttcacaaaacttttacttaaGGAATTTTCTTGTTACATAGCTCCTGTACTTttctatccagaatttgtactggcacctcctcataaaccagtgaaacattgagctctaattcatcataactgatgatatgagaaagatctggaatgtatttcctcaacatgaacacatggaatacgtcgtggatcctagatAACACAAGTGGTAAAGTTAGTTTGtaagctaccggtcccactttacttagaatctcaaatggaccgataaacctaggactaagtttactcTTTTTCCCAaattgcataacccctttcatcggagctatcttcaaaaacacatgattacccacatcaaattctggATTCCTGTGgcaattatcagcataacttttctatcggctccaagctgcactgatcctatctttgataagctgaaccttatcattCGCTTGCTATACAAGATCAGGCCCCACTACTCtctgctcacccacttcatccaaaaataaaggagaacgacatctcctaccgtatagagccttaaatggtgccatgccaatactggtctaatagctgttattatacgcaaactctactaatggcatgaactgagtccaactatccccaaaattcAATACGCACGCACAGAGCATATCCTTTAatgtctgtatcatcctctcagtctgcccatctgactgcggATGGAATGCCGTTctaaacgataattgagaccctagagcttcctgcaagttCCTCCAAAtacgtgatgtaaaacgtgggtcttgatctgacacaatcgatactggaaccccatgagaacgaactatctcctaaatatagatctccgctaaatggttgagggagtagctgatcttgataggtataaagtgggcggtcttagtcaaacggtcaacaatcaccaaAATTGCATTCTGGATATGCAATGTCAatggcagtcctgacacgaagtccatagatatatgatcccacttccactctgggataaataacggctgcaactgtctTGTTGGCCTCTAttgcttagcctttacctactggcacatcaaacactaggctacatactcggcgatctctctcttcataccactctaccagtacgactctcgcagatttatgtacatcttcgtactatcgggatgaactgtgtacaaagatctgtaagcctcctctaaaatagtcttcctgatctctgTATCGACAGGAACACATAACTTGGAACGGAACTGCAAAACTCCGtcgtctgcaatactgaattcttccccctaactactctgtactctgtctatcacctctgctaattctgggtttTCCTTCTGGGCGCCTTTAATTCTCTCATGCAGAATAGGCTGCACCattaaactggcaatgtgagcctgagaaccactcttaactaattcaatgccgaatctctccagatccatcatgatcggatactgtatctctatagctgccaacactggttccctggatttcctactcaacgcatcagttaccacgtttgctttccctgggtgataactgatggaaCAATCAAagtccttaatcagctccaaccaccttctctgccttatattcagttccttctgcgtgaagaaatactttaagcttttgtggtcggagaaaatctcgcactgctcgctGTACAATTTTCATTGCGTGTACCAccgcaaccaattcaagatcatgtgtagggtagttcttttcatattctttcaactacttggacgcatacgccactatcctgccatgttgcatcaatacacagtcaagtcccttcaaggacgcattactgtaaatgacatacccctcaccccctgatgggataaccaatactggtgttatgactaatctttgcttcagttcttgaaaactctgctcacagctgtcgtcccactcaaatttgacattcttcctcgccagtcgtgtcaaaggtcctgaaaaagttgagaatccctccacgaaacGGCGGTAATAGcaagctagccccaagaaactcctaatctcctagacatttcttgGTCTAGCCAAATTCATtattgcctcaatcttgctaggatccacagaaataccatctccagataaaacatgccctaagaacacgaccttctcaagccagaattcacatttactgaacttggcgtacaacttcttttcctgaagtgtctgcaaaacctgtctcaagtgcatctcatgctcctcatagatccttgaataaaccattacatcattaataaaaacaacaacaaactggtctaagtattggtggaagactttgttcatcaagtccataaatactgcaggggcattcgtcaaaccaaacggcataacaaaaAAATCGTAATGCTCGTACCTAGTCTTGAAGGCTgccttcgagacgtcttctgctttcacttttacttgatggtagctgGATCTAAGGTTAATCTTCAaatatacctgtgtaccctggagctggtcaaacagatcgtcgatacggggtagaggatacttgttcttgattgtcactt
This window of the Malania oleifera isolate guangnan ecotype guangnan chromosome 6, ASM2987363v1, whole genome shotgun sequence genome carries:
- the LOC131158389 gene encoding histone H4, encoding MSGRGKGGKGLGKGGAKRHRKVLRDNIQGITKPAIRRLARRGGVKRISGLIYEETRGVLKIFLENVIRDAVTYTEHARRKTVTAMDVVYALKRQGRTLYGFGG